The nucleotide window GACAAGCTGCGCCGCTCGGTGGACGCGCTGCTGGGCTGGTACGCCGAGGGCAAGCTGAAGCCGTGCATCAGCCACCGCCTGCCGCTGGAGCGCACCGTGGAGGCGATCAAGCTCCTGACCGACCGCCGCGCGCACGGCAAGATCGTGGTCGTCCCGGGAGCCTGAGCCGGTGGAGATCCGCGTCACCGCGCACGGCCGGCACGTGGCGATCGTCACCATCGACAACCAGCCGCGGCTGAACGCGATGACGCGAGCCATGATGGGAGAGCTGGCCCGGCGATGGGACGAGCTGGAGAGCGGCCCGTGCCGGTGCATCGTGCTCACCGGAGCGGGGAGCCGCGCGTTCTGCGCGGGCGCCGACGTCAGTGGCGACCTGAGCGCCTCGGTCGAGACCGCGCGGGTGGTGAGTCACGCGCTGCTGAAATACGACGCGTACGCCAAGCCGATCGTGGCCGCGGTCAACGGCGACTGCGTGGGCGGCGGCGTGGAGCTGCTGCTCGCCACCGACATCCGCGCCGCCGCGCCCCACGCCCGCTTCGGGCTGCCCGAGGTGAAGTGGTCGATCTATCCCTTCGGCGGAGCCACCGTGAAGCTGCCCCAGCAGATCGGCCACGTGCACGCGATGGACCTGCTGCTCACCGGGCGGCTGATCGACGCCGCCGAGGCCGCGCGCCTGGGTCTGATCAACCGGGTGGTGCCCGCCGAGGGACTGATGGACTGGGCGCTGGAGACGGCCGACCAGATCGCGGCCCACAGCCCGTCCGCGGTGCAGGCGGTGAAGCGGCAGATCAGCGCCACCATCGCCGACCACGTGCGGTCGCGGGAGCCGATGGAGCAGGAGCTGGGCGATCGCGTCCGGGCCAGCGCGCACTTCAAGGAAGGCGTGGCCGCGTTCCTCGAGAAGCGCCGGCCGAGCTACGACTGATGGCCGCGCCGGTGCAGGTCCACATCCGGGTGCCCGGCACCGCGCCGATGCCGGAGCTGATGCGGCTGATCCAGTCCATCGAGGCCGCCGGCTTCGACGGCACCGGCATCCTCGATAGCCAGCTCCTGAGCCGCGACACCTTCGTCACGCTCGGCCAGGCCGCCACGCACACCTCACGGCTCGCCCTGTTCCCGGCGGTCACCAATCCGTTCACCCGCCATCCCTCGGTGCTGGCCTCCGCGATCGCCACCGTGGAGGAGCTGGCGCCGGGACGCGTGAAGTTCGTGATCGGCACCGGCTACACGTCGGCCAGCACCATCGGTCGCAAGGCGGCCCGCCTCGACGAGATGCGCGAGTGCATCGGCACCGTGAAGACGCTGCTCGCGGGGGAGGGCGCGCGATTCGGAGACCGCACCGGGCGCCTCGGCTACGCCAGTGGCCGGCGCATCCCGGTGCTGATGGCCGCCTCCGGGCCGAAGGCGATCGAGCTGGCCGGCGAGATCGCCGACGGCGCCCTGCTGCTGGTCGGCGCCAACCGCGGCATCGTGGCCCGCGCGCTCGAGCACCTCGAGCGCGGCGCGAAGCGCGCCGGTCGCCGGGTCGACGACCTCGAGGTGATCTGGGCGGTGCGCACCGCCACCCTGCCGACGACGGCCGAGGCGCTGCGCGAGGCGCGCCCGACCGCGGTGCACTGGGGCATCCTGCGCTGGGGCGGCTACTGGCTCGAGCCGGCGGGGCTGCGCCTGCCGCCCCTGACGGTGCCGGACGCGGTGTGGAAGGTCTACCCGGATCTGTCGCACGCGCACGACTGGGAGGCGGCCATCGCCGCGACCTCCTTCGTGCCGGACGAGGTGGTGGCCCAGCTCTGCGAGGCGATGGGACTGATCGGCACGGCGGCCCAGTGCGCGGCGCGCATCACCGAGCTGGCCGCGCTGGGAGTGCGGAGCCTCTACCTGATGCCGCTGCTGACCTTCGCGCCGCCCGCCCGGGAGATCGCCGGCTTCCGCGACGTGGTCTTTCCCCGTCTCGCCGCCGCGGGCGTACGCGCGACGTCCTGAGCCCGCTACCGCGGGCGCTTCTTGTCGTGGATGGCGCCCCGGAGCCGGGCCAGCATCGGGGCCGGGATGATCCGCATGCCGTGATCCACCCGCACGTGGTCCTTGCCGCGGGCCAACACGTCCTTCTCATTCGGTCCCTCGATCACCACCGGGCACCGCGAGATGACGTCGCTACAGCGCAGCACCTTGGTGGTAGGCACGACGTGTCGACGGATCGTGGGCACGGGTCTGGGAATACCCCGGCTCAAGCGAGTTCGGGAAGTGGCTGGATGGACGCGATCTCGTCCCGACCGTCGTGGTGCCGGATCGTCACCCGGACCAGGGTGCCGACCCGCAGGTCGCAGCGGGTGCCGACCGGCAGGAAGAGCGGGGACACGGAGCCCACCCGGAGGCGGTCACCGTCGCGCTCGAGGATCGGTCCGACGATGCTGTCCCCCATGCGGCCGACAGGTGGCAAGGCTCATGCCCACTCGCAGCCCATCAGAATTGCGAGACTCCCGCCCGCGGCGGGGAGCGCGCCGAAGCGAGCCGGGAAGAAGATGCCCGGAAATAATGTGCCCCGGTCTCGGGCCTCGGTCTCAGGCCGGTCCGGGGCCGCGCGCGGACGCCAGCCGCTCGGCGAGCCGGAACTTCTGGACCTTGCCGGTGCCGGTGACCGGCAAGTCATCCCGCGTGACGAGGTGGATCTCCTGCGGCACCTTGTAGGCGGCGAGGGCGTCCTTGCAGAGCGCGCGCAGGGCCTCCGGCTCCGCCCGCTGGTCCGGGCGCAGCACCACGACCGCGACGAGGATCTCCTCCCGCCGCGGATCCGGCAGGCCGACCACGTAGGCCTGCTCCACCGCGGGATGACCCATCAGGACCTCCTCGACCTCGAGCGGAGCGACGTTGATGCCGCCGGTCTTGACCATTTCCTTGATCCGCCCGCGAAAGCGCAGCCGGCCGTCGTCGCCGACGAATCCCAGATCGCCGGTCACCAGGAACCCGTCGGCATCGAAGGACACCGCGTTCCGCTCGGGATCGCGATAGTAGCCGGGCGTGA belongs to Candidatus Methylomirabilota bacterium and includes:
- a CDS encoding enoyl-CoA hydratase-related protein, with protein sequence MEIRVTAHGRHVAIVTIDNQPRLNAMTRAMMGELARRWDELESGPCRCIVLTGAGSRAFCAGADVSGDLSASVETARVVSHALLKYDAYAKPIVAAVNGDCVGGGVELLLATDIRAAAPHARFGLPEVKWSIYPFGGATVKLPQQIGHVHAMDLLLTGRLIDAAEAARLGLINRVVPAEGLMDWALETADQIAAHSPSAVQAVKRQISATIADHVRSREPMEQELGDRVRASAHFKEGVAAFLEKRRPSYD
- a CDS encoding LLM class flavin-dependent oxidoreductase, with the protein product MAAPVQVHIRVPGTAPMPELMRLIQSIEAAGFDGTGILDSQLLSRDTFVTLGQAATHTSRLALFPAVTNPFTRHPSVLASAIATVEELAPGRVKFVIGTGYTSASTIGRKAARLDEMRECIGTVKTLLAGEGARFGDRTGRLGYASGRRIPVLMAASGPKAIELAGEIADGALLLVGANRGIVARALEHLERGAKRAGRRVDDLEVIWAVRTATLPTTAEALREARPTAVHWGILRWGGYWLEPAGLRLPPLTVPDAVWKVYPDLSHAHDWEAAIAATSFVPDEVVAQLCEAMGLIGTAAQCAARITELAALGVRSLYLMPLLTFAPPAREIAGFRDVVFPRLAAAGVRATS
- a CDS encoding DUF1059 domain-containing protein, with translation MPTTKVLRCSDVISRCPVVIEGPNEKDVLARGKDHVRVDHGMRIIPAPMLARLRGAIHDKKRPR